The Miscanthus floridulus cultivar M001 chromosome 17, ASM1932011v1, whole genome shotgun sequence genome has a window encoding:
- the LOC136515699 gene encoding uncharacterized protein gives MESVRVLLALAAQEVWHVHHMDAKSTFLNGDLKEEVYVQQLPRFAVAGEEGKDLEVEVFKAHMKKIFDMSDLRLLSFYLSVEVCQDANGITLRQTHYAKRILELGGMAGCNPTHTPMEERLLVELLGRHVEVVELKMDSKSALALAKNLVFHERSKHIRIKYHFIRSCLEDGSIKAEHIPTTNQLADILTKSLGKAKFEEMRERIGLKQISSKTEHKAKGEK, from the exons ATGGAGTCGGTCAGGGTCCTCCTCGCACTAGCAGCTCAAGAAGTCTGGCACGTCCACCACATGGATGCCAAATCCaccttcctcaatggcgacctcaaggaggaggtgtacGTGCAGCAGCTGCCCCGCTTCGCCGTCGCTGGAGAAGAAGGAAAG GATCTAGAAGTGGAGGTGTTCAAGGCACATATGAAGAAGATCTTCGACATGAGTGACCTCAGGCTCCTCAGCTTCTACCTCAGTGTTGAAGTGTGCCAAGATGCCAATGGCATCACCCTCCGTCAGACGCACTATGCCAAGCGCATTCTAGAGCTCGGTGGAATGGCTGGCTGCAACCCTACCCACACTCCAATGGAGGAACG GCTGCTAGTAGAGCTCCTCGGTAGGCATGTCGAGGTGGTGGAGCTGAAGATGGACAGTAAGTCAGCCCTCGCTCTGGCCAAGAATCTAGTCTTCCATGAGAGGAGCAAGCACATCAGGATTAAGTACCACTTCATTCGAAGCTGCCTGGAAGATGGAAGCATCAAGGCTGAACACATTCCAACCACTAATCAGCTGGCAGACATCCTCACCAAATCCCTAGGGAAGGCCAAGTTTGAAGAGATGAGGGAGAGGATTGGCCTGAAGCAGATCTCCTCCAAGACTGAGCATAAGGCTAAGGGGGAGAAATGA